One Opitutaceae bacterium DNA segment encodes these proteins:
- a CDS encoding sulfatase — translation MGGRCELAAAPAAPPERPNILFIIFDDWGGAGQSTGYSNPWIRTPGFDRVAREGVRFDNAFTSNPKCSPCRASILTGRNTWQLKEAVSHNGYFPAGFVVFPDLLERSGYFIGLTGKGWGPGDFETLAGFKRNPAGPSFDTRTHKPPNKGINANDYAGNFEDFLSKRPKDKPFFFWMGFREPHRPYEPGSGRKFGIHPEDVRVPAYLPDTPVVREDLADYAREVEWADSHVLRALELLEKAGQLDNTLVIVTSDHGMPFPYVKGQIVEEAFHIPLAMRWGKTIKAGRTVADFINVRDFAPTFLELARVPVHSQMTGSSLSAILRSPESGWIENRDEMLVGKERHDIGRPHDLGYPVRALRTREFLYVCNFRPERWPAGNPETDFGNVDPSPSKSLLEAIGGHYYELAFGKRPADQLFRITDDPGCVDNLAADPVYAATVRQMRERMMQLLHEEGDPRVTDQAAVFDTYKYVGGRAKGYETWLAKQAAGKLAPKSGSDAEKQ, via the coding sequence ATGGGGGGCCGCTGCGAATTGGCAGCCGCTCCGGCGGCTCCACCGGAGCGGCCGAACATCCTCTTCATCATCTTCGACGACTGGGGTGGCGCGGGGCAGTCGACGGGTTACTCGAATCCGTGGATCCGCACTCCCGGCTTCGACCGCGTGGCGCGCGAAGGCGTGCGTTTCGACAATGCCTTCACCTCGAATCCCAAGTGCAGTCCTTGTCGCGCAAGCATTCTCACAGGGCGGAACACCTGGCAGTTGAAAGAGGCGGTTTCGCACAACGGCTATTTTCCCGCCGGTTTCGTCGTGTTTCCGGACCTGCTCGAACGGTCGGGCTATTTCATCGGGCTGACGGGCAAGGGATGGGGACCGGGCGACTTTGAAACCCTCGCGGGCTTCAAGCGGAATCCGGCTGGGCCATCGTTTGACACACGCACGCACAAGCCTCCCAACAAGGGAATCAATGCCAATGACTATGCAGGCAATTTCGAGGACTTCCTCTCAAAGCGTCCGAAGGACAAGCCCTTCTTTTTCTGGATGGGATTCCGTGAGCCCCATCGTCCCTACGAGCCGGGATCGGGCCGAAAGTTCGGCATCCATCCCGAGGATGTCAGGGTGCCTGCCTATCTTCCCGACACACCCGTCGTGCGCGAGGACCTGGCCGATTATGCGCGCGAGGTCGAGTGGGCTGACTCGCATGTCCTGCGCGCCTTGGAACTGCTGGAGAAGGCGGGGCAGCTGGACAATACCCTGGTGATCGTGACATCCGACCACGGCATGCCCTTCCCCTATGTGAAGGGCCAGATCGTTGAGGAGGCGTTTCACATTCCTCTGGCGATGCGCTGGGGGAAGACGATCAAGGCGGGGCGGACTGTCGCGGATTTCATCAATGTGCGCGATTTTGCCCCCACCTTTCTCGAGTTGGCGCGGGTTCCGGTGCATTCCCAGATGACCGGATCGAGCCTGAGCGCCATCCTGCGGTCTCCGGAGTCCGGATGGATCGAGAACAGGGACGAGATGCTGGTGGGAAAGGAGCGGCATGACATCGGACGGCCGCATGACCTGGGGTACCCGGTGCGCGCGCTGCGCACGCGCGAGTTTTTGTATGTGTGCAACTTTCGACCCGAACGCTGGCCTGCGGGGAATCCGGAAACGGACTTTGGCAATGTGGATCCCAGCCCGAGCAAATCCCTGCTGGAGGCCATCGGTGGACACTATTACGAACTCGCGTTCGGCAAGCGCCCCGCCGATCAGCTTTTCAGGATCACAGACGACCCGGGATGTGTGGACAATCTGGCGGCCGATCCCGTCTACGCGGCGACCGTGCGGCAGATGCGGGAGCGCATGATGCAATTGCTGCACGAGGAGGGAGACCCGCGCGTTACGGATCAAGCTGCGGTCTTCGACACCTACAAGTACGTCGGCGGGCGGGCAAAAGGCTACGAAACCTGGCTGGCTAAGCAGGCCGCCGGCAAGCTCGCTCCGAAGTCCGGCTCAGACGCTGAAAAGCAATAG
- a CDS encoding Gfo/Idh/MocA family oxidoreductase: MNQPSSRRDFLKHGAVLAAGASLFNVAHAAPKGGSLKVALIGCGGRGAGSGGGGALRNFIDAAKLLGREVDIVAVADCFEHKARRVAESHKLPESRVLSGFSSYKRVMESDAEYVLLATPPVFRPLHLAAAVAAGKHVFFEKPVAVDPVGVRKVIEIGEAARAKGLCLVAGTQRRHDIAYLTNKAQIEAGAIGTILGGTVSWDGKVPWIVHRKPGLLNREYLVENWLNFTELSGDHICEQHVHNVDVANWFIGRVPVAALGYGGRLRRETGNQYDFFSVDFDYGDGVHIHSQCRQISGCYNRVGEFFRGTEGQVFGGGKLSGREVKVPAVEVLSENALVQEHVDLIKGVLDGKPENRAREVAEATMTAILGRISAYTGKMVRWRELMDEPASPFYNLSLAPRPEDFEGGDDVGMPADHAALPGDGAPFNVRKT, translated from the coding sequence ATGAACCAGCCCTCCTCCCGTCGTGATTTCCTGAAGCACGGAGCCGTGCTTGCCGCCGGCGCATCCCTTTTCAACGTGGCGCATGCCGCGCCGAAAGGAGGGTCACTGAAGGTGGCGCTCATAGGATGCGGCGGTCGCGGCGCGGGTTCAGGTGGTGGCGGGGCGCTCAGGAATTTCATCGACGCGGCGAAGCTGCTGGGGCGCGAGGTCGACATTGTCGCCGTCGCCGACTGTTTTGAGCACAAGGCCCGCCGGGTGGCCGAGAGCCACAAGCTGCCGGAGAGCCGGGTGCTCTCGGGATTCAGCTCCTACAAGCGGGTGATGGAGTCGGATGCCGAGTATGTGCTGCTCGCGACACCGCCGGTCTTCCGCCCGCTGCATCTGGCCGCGGCGGTTGCCGCGGGCAAGCATGTCTTCTTTGAGAAACCCGTCGCCGTCGATCCCGTCGGCGTGCGCAAGGTCATTGAGATCGGCGAAGCCGCCCGCGCGAAGGGACTGTGCCTCGTGGCCGGCACGCAGCGACGGCACGACATCGCCTACCTGACAAACAAGGCGCAGATCGAAGCCGGCGCCATCGGGACCATTCTTGGCGGCACGGTTTCCTGGGACGGCAAGGTGCCCTGGATTGTGCACCGGAAGCCCGGTCTTCTGAACCGCGAGTACCTCGTGGAGAACTGGCTCAACTTCACCGAGCTCTCCGGCGACCACATCTGCGAGCAGCATGTTCACAATGTCGACGTGGCCAACTGGTTCATCGGGCGCGTGCCCGTGGCGGCGCTTGGCTATGGAGGCCGGCTGAGGCGGGAGACGGGCAACCAGTACGATTTTTTCAGCGTCGATTTCGACTACGGCGACGGTGTGCACATTCACAGCCAGTGCCGGCAGATTTCCGGCTGCTACAACCGGGTGGGGGAGTTCTTCCGAGGAACGGAGGGGCAGGTCTTCGGCGGGGGAAAACTCTCGGGGCGGGAAGTCAAGGTGCCTGCGGTCGAGGTTCTCAGTGAGAACGCGCTGGTGCAGGAACACGTGGACCTCATCAAGGGCGTGCTGGACGGAAAGCCTGAGAATCGCGCCCGTGAGGTCGCCGAAGCCACGATGACGGCGATCCTGGGCCGCATATCCGCCTACACCGGAAAGATGGTGCGGTGGCGTGAGCTCATGGACGAGCCGGCCTCGCCTTTCTACAACCTTTCGCTCGCGCCGAGGCCGGAGGACTTTGAGGGAGGCGACGATGTCGGCATGCCCGCCGACCATGCCGCCCTGCCTGGCGACGGTGCTCCCTTCAACGTGCGCAAGACCTGA
- a CDS encoding HEAT repeat domain-containing protein, producing the protein MKTGRIATLVIAAGCLASAGWAQPLAPPKERVVFPDALRPEESLAAIRVPDDLVVELVAAEPAVQDPIDLAWGADGRLWVVEMGDYPLGADGKGGAGGRIRVLESTRHDGHFDQSTLFAEGLRFPTAVMPWRDGVLVIAAPELLLLRDTDGDGRADDRRVLFTGLGVGNQQHQANGLQWGLDGWVYLANGGTRGTITSKQTGVAIDMTRDVRIRPDDGGAEPLTGRSQFGRNRDDWGNWFGCNNANPVWHYALEDRYLRRNPSLVPPNPIVTVPEIPGAAPVYPRSRTLARFNSPGHYNAFTSACSVMVLRDDALGDAYSGNVFVCEPVHNLVHREILSSHGATFRSHRVPGEEKSEFLASTDNWSRFTSARAGPDGALYIPDMYRKYIEHPQYIPAAWLALLGDLRQGSQLGRIYRVRRRGAALRAVPRLDQAGPSELARALTSPSGVLRDLAQQQWAWRGSAWPTEDLERLLDHPQPATRVQVLCTLDLAGKLTVAQVRRALGDAHPGVRREAIRLAERFAGDSSLVEPLIHLAGDPDPFVRQQLGYSLGYWRGSGPGGALLRLLSAQEDVFVKAAAMCSAPAHLREILTGLPPAQPVEPALIDLAAAGDAEVADRMCAIITASREPAFPEEQFQSLARFLDVRSKKTRSDSSLASPAVLEVIDAAGKVAGDPGANASRRSAATRLLGRVPSRRTSDVALLAGLLSEVQTPLDVQIAAVNRMAQLPGAGVAHLLLKTWAECSPRVQEVIFDSLINRPDWTPLLLDGLEKDSSMLQRLTVGQRSLLTGHVDASMAERARRVLNASTNRDRQHVIDAYLHAMAALKGDSAHGREVFTHVCAACHKLGSVGGGEIGPDLASLADRSAPYVVTHVLDPNRVVEGRYQLHTIEMTDGRTLAGMLAGEAGNSVTLAGLDGSTQTLMRSDIRTMTATDRSLMPEGLETALSAQDMTDLASFLEAMGEHEPPRRRRGKAHRDSTVGN; encoded by the coding sequence ATGAAAACCGGACGGATCGCGACACTGGTCATTGCGGCGGGATGTCTTGCTTCAGCAGGCTGGGCGCAGCCGCTTGCACCGCCGAAGGAGAGGGTGGTGTTTCCGGATGCGCTGCGGCCGGAGGAGTCGCTCGCGGCCATCCGCGTCCCCGACGATCTCGTGGTCGAGCTGGTTGCCGCGGAGCCCGCCGTGCAGGATCCGATTGACCTGGCCTGGGGTGCAGACGGGCGCCTCTGGGTGGTTGAGATGGGTGATTATCCGCTGGGCGCCGATGGAAAGGGGGGGGCCGGCGGACGCATCCGTGTGCTCGAATCGACGCGGCACGACGGCCACTTTGACCAATCGACGCTGTTCGCGGAAGGCCTGCGCTTCCCGACCGCGGTGATGCCCTGGCGGGACGGCGTGCTGGTGATCGCGGCTCCCGAACTGCTGCTTTTGCGCGACACCGATGGCGATGGGCGGGCCGACGACCGCCGGGTGCTGTTCACGGGACTGGGCGTGGGGAATCAGCAGCACCAGGCGAACGGCCTGCAGTGGGGACTCGATGGCTGGGTCTATCTCGCGAATGGCGGCACTCGCGGGACAATCACTTCAAAACAAACAGGGGTTGCCATCGACATGACGCGCGATGTGCGCATACGGCCGGATGATGGCGGGGCCGAACCGCTGACGGGACGTTCCCAGTTTGGGCGAAACAGGGACGATTGGGGTAACTGGTTCGGGTGCAACAATGCGAATCCGGTGTGGCACTACGCGCTTGAGGACCGGTATCTGCGCCGCAACCCCAGCCTGGTGCCGCCGAATCCCATTGTGACCGTTCCGGAGATTCCCGGTGCCGCGCCCGTCTATCCGCGCAGTCGCACGCTGGCGCGGTTCAACAGCCCGGGACACTACAATGCCTTCACCTCCGCCTGCAGCGTGATGGTGCTGCGGGATGACGCGCTTGGAGACGCATATTCCGGGAACGTCTTTGTGTGCGAGCCGGTTCACAACCTCGTGCATCGGGAAATCCTTTCGTCTCACGGGGCGACGTTTCGCAGTCACCGGGTGCCTGGTGAGGAAAAGTCCGAGTTTCTTGCCTCGACGGACAACTGGTCGCGTTTCACGAGCGCGCGCGCGGGTCCCGATGGAGCGTTGTACATCCCGGACATGTACCGGAAATACATCGAGCATCCGCAGTACATCCCGGCCGCCTGGCTCGCCCTGCTGGGTGATCTGAGGCAGGGTTCGCAGCTGGGGCGAATCTATCGCGTGCGGCGGCGGGGTGCGGCGCTTCGCGCGGTGCCGCGCCTGGACCAGGCCGGCCCGTCGGAACTGGCCCGGGCGCTGACCAGTCCGAGCGGGGTCCTGCGGGACCTCGCGCAGCAGCAATGGGCCTGGCGCGGATCGGCGTGGCCGACGGAGGATCTGGAACGCCTGCTTGATCATCCGCAGCCGGCAACGCGTGTGCAGGTCCTGTGCACGCTCGATCTCGCCGGAAAACTCACGGTTGCGCAGGTGCGTCGTGCGCTCGGGGATGCGCATCCCGGAGTGAGGCGCGAGGCGATCCGCCTGGCGGAACGTTTTGCGGGAGATTCATCCCTGGTGGAGCCACTGATTCACCTGGCCGGGGACCCTGATCCGTTTGTCCGGCAGCAACTGGGCTATTCACTCGGCTATTGGCGGGGATCCGGACCAGGCGGCGCCCTGCTGCGGCTTCTGAGCGCGCAAGAGGATGTTTTTGTGAAGGCTGCGGCGATGTGCTCGGCACCCGCGCATCTGCGCGAAATTCTCACGGGACTCCCGCCCGCACAGCCGGTGGAGCCGGCGTTGATTGACCTGGCGGCCGCTGGTGACGCCGAAGTCGCCGATCGCATGTGCGCAATCATCACCGCCAGCCGCGAGCCGGCGTTTCCTGAGGAGCAGTTTCAGTCGCTCGCACGTTTTCTCGATGTGAGGTCGAAGAAGACGAGGAGTGATTCGTCGCTGGCCAGCCCTGCGGTGCTTGAGGTTATTGATGCGGCAGGAAAGGTGGCCGGCGACCCTGGCGCGAATGCGTCGCGCAGAAGCGCGGCGACGCGACTGCTCGGGCGAGTGCCTTCGCGACGGACTTCGGATGTCGCCCTACTGGCGGGTCTGCTTTCCGAGGTGCAGACGCCGCTCGATGTGCAGATTGCGGCGGTCAACCGCATGGCACAGTTGCCCGGCGCAGGTGTGGCGCACCTGCTTCTAAAAACCTGGGCCGAGTGCAGCCCGAGGGTTCAGGAGGTCATTTTCGACAGCCTGATCAACCGCCCGGATTGGACACCGTTGCTGCTCGATGGCTTGGAGAAGGATTCGTCGATGCTTCAGCGCCTGACGGTCGGGCAGCGGTCGCTGCTGACCGGGCATGTGGACGCTTCGATGGCGGAGCGGGCTCGGCGGGTGTTGAACGCAAGCACGAACCGCGACCGGCAGCATGTGATCGACGCCTACCTCCATGCAATGGCCGCTCTCAAGGGTGACTCCGCGCACGGCCGGGAAGTCTTCACGCACGTCTGTGCCGCCTGTCACAAACTGGGTTCTGTCGGCGGAGGGGAGATAGGTCCGGACCTGGCGAGCCTGGCGGATCGGAGCGCACCCTACGTTGTCACGCATGTGCTCGACCCGAATCGTGTTGTCGAGGGACGCTACCAGCTTCACACGATTGAAATGACGGATGGCCGCACGCTAGCCGGCATGCTGGCGGGTGAGGCGGGCAACAGCGTCACGCTGGCCGGACTGGATGGTTCCACCCAGACGCTTATGCGCAGCGACATCCGAACCATGACCGCGACCGATCGTTCGCTCATGCCGGAAGGTCTGGAGACCGCCTTAAGCGCACAGGACATGACGGATCTTGCAAGCTTTCTGGAGGCGATGGGTGAGCATGAACCGCCGCGCAGGCGCCGCGGCAAAGCGCATCGAGATTCCACTGTCGGCAACTGA
- a CDS encoding DUF1080 domain-containing protein has translation MRPAPLLSIISLAIATVTSLPAADWVSLFDGKSLDNWVVHGGNATFKVENGTIVGTTGSKGTINTFLCTRRDYADFELEFDVKVDDELNSGVQIRSHIFTKDTPQPSGGSRIRVRGEVYGYQCEIAANEKGTSGNFWDEARWTKWHDDLSKKPGTAAAFKAGEWNHYRIVARGDHIRSWVNGIACADFHDSEDASGFIGLQVHRIRSDIGPFHVRFRNLRIREIGK, from the coding sequence ATGCGCCCTGCACCCCTCCTCTCCATCATCTCACTCGCCATCGCCACGGTCACCTCGCTGCCCGCCGCGGACTGGGTCTCCCTCTTCGATGGGAAATCCCTGGACAACTGGGTCGTGCACGGTGGCAATGCAACCTTCAAGGTGGAGAACGGAACTATTGTCGGCACGACCGGAAGCAAGGGGACCATCAACACCTTCCTCTGCACGCGGCGCGACTACGCCGACTTCGAGCTGGAGTTCGACGTCAAGGTCGATGACGAGCTCAACTCCGGGGTGCAGATTCGCAGTCACATCTTCACGAAGGACACGCCCCAGCCATCCGGCGGGAGCCGCATCCGCGTTCGGGGGGAGGTCTACGGCTACCAGTGCGAAATAGCGGCCAACGAAAAGGGCACGTCCGGAAACTTCTGGGACGAGGCGCGCTGGACCAAGTGGCACGACGATCTTTCAAAAAAGCCCGGAACCGCAGCCGCGTTCAAGGCTGGCGAATGGAACCACTACCGCATCGTCGCCAGGGGCGACCACATCCGTTCATGGGTGAACGGCATCGCCTGCGCGGATTTTCATGACAGCGAGGACGCCAGCGGTTTCATCGGCCTCCAGGTGCACCGCATCCGGTCCGACATCGGTCCCTTTCACGTCCGCTTCCGCAACCTGAGGATTCGAGAGATCGGCAAATAG
- a CDS encoding isochorismate synthase, translated as MTILPLNPTENATPEALRAFISRCQDAARSRGRAQLVSITVTVDALDPLAVLESIYEPGELHFYAENPRMGAAIAGAEAVVSRESSGADRFADIQAFIDETLEHAVAVGDVAAPFGGPHCFAAFAFHDTVSPDEPFPAARVFVPRWQVARAGDVTTAVANLVVSAESDPAALAERVWRAHRKFAAFDYPLAPLRVGPAPEAPVQRISTREVGDYREAVRRGLELIEAGEVRKIVLARAKEIVTENRIHPLRLLNELRQRFPECHAFSVGDGSGRSFIGASPERLVRVSRGVLETEALAGSIRRGGSASEDAALAAALLRSEKDLREHALVFDSIARRLAPLGVALEKGVRPGLRRLANVQHLCTPVRVDLPSGARLLDVVAALHPTPAVGGTPRDRAVARIAEIEPTPRGLYAGALGWVNARGGGEFLVGIRSALVDGVTARVYAGAGIVAGSEPDQEFAETELKFRAIEAVLKEGAPSG; from the coding sequence GTGACGATCCTGCCGCTCAATCCAACGGAAAACGCCACACCGGAGGCGCTGAGGGCGTTCATCTCGCGGTGCCAGGATGCGGCGCGGAGCCGGGGGCGCGCGCAGCTTGTCAGCATCACGGTGACGGTGGACGCGCTGGATCCTCTTGCGGTGCTGGAGTCGATCTACGAGCCGGGTGAACTGCATTTCTATGCGGAGAATCCCCGGATGGGGGCGGCGATCGCCGGTGCGGAGGCGGTCGTCTCGCGGGAATCCTCAGGGGCGGATCGATTTGCCGACATTCAGGCGTTCATTGACGAGACCCTGGAGCATGCGGTCGCGGTGGGCGATGTTGCGGCGCCGTTTGGCGGCCCGCACTGCTTCGCGGCATTCGCCTTCCACGACACGGTATCGCCGGACGAACCGTTTCCCGCTGCGCGGGTTTTTGTTCCGCGCTGGCAGGTGGCCCGTGCGGGTGATGTCACGACGGCCGTCGCCAATCTGGTTGTCTCAGCCGAGAGCGATCCGGCGGCCCTTGCCGAGCGCGTGTGGAGGGCGCACAGAAAATTCGCCGCGTTTGACTATCCCCTTGCCCCCCTGCGGGTGGGCCCGGCGCCGGAGGCGCCCGTTCAGCGGATCTCAACCCGCGAGGTCGGCGACTATCGTGAAGCTGTCAGGAGGGGGCTGGAACTGATCGAGGCGGGCGAGGTGCGAAAGATCGTGCTGGCGCGCGCGAAGGAGATCGTCACTGAAAACCGGATACATCCGCTGCGGCTTCTCAACGAGCTCCGTCAGCGCTTCCCCGAGTGTCATGCGTTCTCGGTCGGGGATGGATCCGGACGCAGCTTCATCGGCGCGAGCCCGGAGCGGCTGGTGAGGGTGAGCCGGGGCGTGCTGGAGACGGAGGCTCTGGCCGGTTCGATCCGCCGGGGAGGGAGCGCGAGCGAGGATGCGGCGCTGGCGGCGGCTTTGCTTCGCAGCGAAAAGGATCTGCGCGAGCATGCGCTCGTTTTCGACTCGATCGCGAGGCGGCTTGCGCCGCTGGGGGTGGCCCTTGAAAAAGGCGTGCGGCCGGGCCTGCGGAGACTGGCGAATGTCCAGCACCTGTGCACGCCGGTGCGGGTTGACCTGCCTTCCGGCGCACGGCTGCTGGACGTCGTGGCCGCATTGCATCCGACACCGGCCGTGGGAGGCACGCCGCGCGATCGCGCGGTGGCGCGGATCGCGGAGATCGAGCCGACCCCCCGGGGCCTTTATGCGGGGGCGCTCGGGTGGGTGAATGCGCGCGGCGGAGGCGAGTTTCTTGTTGGAATCCGCAGTGCGCTGGTTGACGGCGTGACAGCCCGGGTGTACGCGGGGGCCGGCATTGTGGCGGGATCCGAGCCGGATCAGGAGTTTGCGGAAACGGAACTGAAGTTCCGCGCGATTGAGGCCGTGTTGAAGGAGGGCGCGCCGTCGGGCTGA
- a CDS encoding sulfatase — protein sequence MSRIFVVMLAALSAGLVLTAAQNSAPNIVLILADDLGWADLSCQGADVIETPNIDRLAREGVRFNQAYAMSVCSPSRAMLLTGRHAVRVGITVWIERALNRPANAGPFDAPSRHDLDLSEVTLAERLHDAGYLTAIVGKWHLGDGSHAPETQGFDINIGGTHWGAPPTYWWPYRGMMESRSPTGELRRTEFRYVPDLGFGKPGEYLTDRLTDEAMRVMDRAAGQPFFVYLAHYGVHIPLEAKAPDIERAASRIRPGSHHQNATYAAMVRNLDDNVGRVLEHLRQRGLDRNTVVIFSSDNGGYIGKPRGERAATTSNAPLRSGKGALYEGGIRVPLIIRWPGISKAGGVCQEPVWLADLFPTLAGREASATAVDGIDLHPLMRDPTGHLPREALYFHYPHTYQTTRPVSAIRMGDWKLLEYLEDGHIELYNLANDPSEQVDLAARETSRVDQLRARLAQWRVEAGAWMPESKRESTARP from the coding sequence ATGTCCCGAATCTTCGTCGTGATGCTTGCCGCATTGTCGGCAGGCCTGGTGCTGACTGCCGCGCAGAATTCAGCACCGAACATTGTGCTCATACTGGCTGACGACCTTGGCTGGGCCGATCTCAGCTGCCAGGGCGCCGACGTCATCGAGACACCGAACATCGATCGACTCGCGCGCGAAGGAGTGCGCTTCAATCAGGCGTATGCGATGTCGGTTTGTTCGCCCAGCCGGGCGATGCTCCTCACTGGCCGCCACGCGGTGCGGGTCGGCATCACGGTCTGGATCGAAAGGGCGCTGAACCGGCCTGCGAATGCGGGACCGTTCGATGCGCCATCGCGCCATGATCTCGACCTCTCGGAAGTCACGCTTGCGGAGCGGCTGCATGATGCCGGCTACCTCACCGCGATCGTGGGCAAGTGGCATCTCGGGGATGGATCACACGCGCCTGAAACGCAGGGATTCGACATCAATATCGGCGGCACCCACTGGGGCGCGCCGCCGACCTATTGGTGGCCCTATCGAGGCATGATGGAATCACGTTCGCCCACCGGTGAATTGAGGAGGACAGAATTTCGCTATGTTCCCGACCTCGGATTTGGCAAACCCGGCGAATACCTGACCGATCGCCTCACGGACGAGGCCATGCGTGTGATGGATCGCGCGGCGGGGCAGCCTTTTTTTGTCTACCTTGCCCACTATGGGGTGCACATCCCCCTTGAAGCCAAGGCTCCCGACATCGAGCGCGCTGCATCGAGAATTCGCCCCGGGTCGCATCACCAGAACGCAACCTATGCCGCGATGGTCAGGAATCTGGACGACAATGTCGGGCGGGTCCTCGAGCATCTTCGGCAGCGCGGATTGGACAGGAACACCGTGGTGATTTTTTCAAGTGACAATGGCGGCTACATTGGAAAACCCCGTGGCGAGAGGGCTGCGACGACGAGCAACGCCCCATTGCGCTCCGGAAAGGGCGCGCTCTATGAGGGTGGCATACGCGTGCCATTGATCATCCGCTGGCCTGGGATATCCAAGGCGGGCGGAGTGTGTCAGGAGCCGGTATGGCTCGCGGACCTTTTTCCAACCCTGGCGGGCAGGGAGGCGTCCGCCACCGCTGTGGATGGCATTGATCTTCATCCTTTGATGAGGGACCCGACCGGTCATTTGCCGCGCGAGGCGCTTTACTTCCATTATCCGCACACCTATCAAACCACGCGTCCCGTGAGCGCGATTCGCATGGGCGACTGGAAACTGCTGGAATACCTTGAAGACGGGCACATCGAGCTCTACAATCTGGCGAATGATCCTTCCGAACAGGTCGATCTCGCGGCACGGGAAACCTCAAGGGTTGACCAGTTGCGGGCTCGTCTGGCGCAATGGCGTGTCGAAGCGGGCGCCTGGATGCCCGAATCGAAACGCGAATCCACGGCCAGACCATAG
- a CDS encoding sulfatase-like hydrolase/transferase, whose translation MSIRTQLLIVVLAASFVATARECSAQTGGARRPNIVFVMTDDQATWSVGAYGNKQAVTPNIDRLAREGVLLRNAFVPSPVCSASRATFLTGLYGTEVGITDFLAGSEVAAGFGLPPETLTWPEVLQQQGYVTGLSGKWHLGTQPQFHPTNQGFDWFFGYMGAVNVPMNPPLEQDGTVRTFQGPISDILTDHAIGFIEKNREHPFALLLHFREPHLKYTPMPEVDQEAYRGREVAGAKFPGLDQQEVDQYTREYLVSVHAVDRNLGRLLKRLEELKLQDNTIVVFTSDHGYMIGQHGLHTKGNAWWMFPGIPHNTKRPNMFEETIRIPFIVRWPGHIPAGSQASEPFSSVDNFATVLGLMGVPVPSGSRQHGADFSPRLRGGEVTWRDAMFGQYDLISGGLAHMRMIRTSRWKLVRHYLSLELDELYDLQNDPGEQYNLYRPGRAGGRADGLDIPSVKQELQERLYAWQREIKDPLLLLMAQERDPAKR comes from the coding sequence ATGTCCATTCGAACCCAGCTTCTCATCGTCGTCCTTGCCGCCTCGTTTGTCGCAACCGCACGCGAGTGTTCCGCACAGACGGGCGGCGCAAGGCGGCCCAATATTGTATTCGTCATGACCGATGACCAGGCAACCTGGTCGGTCGGGGCCTATGGAAACAAGCAGGCGGTGACGCCGAACATTGACAGGCTTGCGCGCGAGGGCGTGCTGCTCCGCAACGCCTTCGTGCCGTCGCCGGTGTGTTCGGCGAGCCGGGCGACCTTTCTGACCGGGCTTTACGGGACCGAGGTCGGCATCACGGATTTCCTTGCGGGCTCGGAGGTGGCGGCTGGTTTCGGACTGCCTCCGGAGACGCTCACCTGGCCGGAGGTGCTGCAGCAGCAGGGATATGTCACGGGACTGTCAGGCAAATGGCATCTCGGCACACAGCCGCAGTTTCACCCCACGAACCAGGGGTTTGACTGGTTTTTCGGATACATGGGAGCGGTCAACGTTCCGATGAATCCGCCGCTTGAGCAGGACGGCACGGTGCGGACCTTCCAGGGACCGATCTCCGACATCCTCACGGATCATGCCATCGGTTTCATAGAGAAGAATCGCGAGCATCCCTTTGCGCTGCTGCTGCATTTCCGCGAACCTCATTTGAAGTACACGCCGATGCCGGAGGTTGATCAGGAGGCTTACAGGGGGAGGGAGGTGGCCGGCGCGAAGTTTCCCGGGCTAGATCAGCAGGAGGTGGATCAATACACGCGCGAGTATCTAGTTTCGGTGCACGCGGTGGATCGAAACCTGGGACGGTTGCTGAAGCGATTGGAGGAACTGAAGCTCCAGGACAATACCATCGTGGTTTTCACGAGCGACCACGGATACATGATTGGCCAACACGGCCTGCATACGAAGGGAAACGCCTGGTGGATGTTTCCGGGAATTCCGCACAACACGAAACGCCCGAACATGTTTGAGGAGACCATACGCATTCCCTTCATTGTGCGCTGGCCCGGGCACATTCCGGCGGGTTCGCAGGCGTCGGAGCCCTTCTCAAGCGTGGACAATTTTGCGACGGTTCTCGGGTTGATGGGAGTGCCCGTGCCTTCTGGCAGCCGGCAGCACGGCGCCGATTTCTCCCCGCGGCTGCGCGGCGGGGAAGTAACCTGGCGCGATGCGATGTTCGGACAGTATGATCTCATCAGCGGAGGCCTGGCCCACATGCGCATGATCCGCACCTCGCGGTGGAAACTTGTCAGGCACTACCTGAGTCTGGAGCTCGACGAGCTCTACGATCTTCAGAATGATCCTGGGGAGCAGTACAACCTTTACCGACCCGGGCGCGCTGGCGGACGTGCGGACGGGCTGGACATTCCGTCGGTGAAGCAGGAGCTCCAGGAGCGGCTGTATGCCTGGCAGCGCGAGATCAAGGATCCGCTTCTGCTCCTCATGGCGCAGGAACGCGATCCGGCGAAGCGCTGA